From the genome of Cytobacillus firmus, one region includes:
- a CDS encoding YebC/PmpR family DNA-binding transcriptional regulator, protein MGRKWNNIKEKKASKDANTSRVYSKFALEIYVVAKQGEPDPEANQALKFVLERAKTYNVPRNIIDRAIEKAKGGAEENYDELRYEGFGPSGSMIIVDALTNNVNRTASNVRAAFGKNGGNMGVSGSVSYMFDSTAVIGIEGKSEEEVLEILMEADVDARDILEEEDTVIVYAEPDQFHAVQEAFKSAGINEFAVAELTMLPQNEVTLEADAQVQFEKLIDALEDLEDVQRVYHNVDLGE, encoded by the coding sequence ATGGGCCGTAAATGGAACAATATCAAAGAAAAGAAAGCCTCAAAAGACGCAAATACGAGCCGTGTTTATTCCAAGTTTGCACTTGAGATATATGTGGTTGCCAAGCAAGGGGAGCCTGATCCGGAAGCAAACCAGGCCCTGAAATTTGTGCTTGAGCGTGCAAAAACATATAACGTGCCAAGAAATATTATTGATCGTGCAATAGAAAAAGCAAAAGGCGGAGCGGAAGAAAACTATGATGAGCTTCGCTACGAAGGATTCGGGCCTAGCGGATCCATGATTATTGTTGATGCATTAACGAATAACGTAAATCGCACAGCTTCTAATGTACGTGCTGCATTTGGAAAGAATGGCGGAAATATGGGTGTGAGCGGATCTGTTTCCTATATGTTCGACTCAACCGCTGTTATCGGCATTGAAGGCAAATCAGAGGAAGAAGTACTGGAAATACTAATGGAAGCAGACGTAGACGCACGTGATATTCTGGAAGAAGAAGATACGGTAATTGTATATGCTGAGCCCGATCAGTTTCATGCAGTTCAGGAAGCATTCAAGTCAGCAGGCATCAATGAGTTTGCTGTTGCTGAATTAACAATGCTCCCGCAAAATGAAGTCACCCTTGAAGCTGATGCACAGGTGCAATTTGAAAAACTGATTGACGCCCTTGAAGACCTGGAAGATGTCCAGCGTGTATATCATAATGTTGATTTAGGTGAATAA
- the sdaAB gene encoding L-serine ammonia-lyase, iron-sulfur-dependent subunit beta, protein MKYRSAFDIIGPVMIGPSSSHTAGAARIGRVARTLFGKQPSKAEISLYGSFAKTYKGHGTDVAIVGGILDFDTFDERIPSALQLAEEAEIEVIFTVEDTVTDHPNTVRVKLTEGDREIELVGISIGGGTIEITELNSFELKLSGEHPAILVVHNDQFGVISAVTNILSKHQINIGHMEVSRKEKGKMAIMVIEVDQKIDQDVMTELEGLPNVTQIIRMVD, encoded by the coding sequence ATGAAATACAGATCAGCATTTGATATTATCGGCCCGGTTATGATCGGTCCTTCAAGCTCTCATACAGCAGGAGCTGCACGCATTGGACGTGTTGCCCGGACTCTTTTTGGAAAACAGCCGTCCAAAGCAGAGATTTCCTTATATGGTTCTTTTGCAAAAACCTATAAAGGACATGGCACGGACGTGGCGATTGTTGGCGGTATCCTTGACTTTGATACCTTTGACGAGCGAATTCCTTCTGCCCTTCAATTAGCTGAAGAAGCTGAGATTGAAGTCATTTTTACAGTTGAAGATACTGTTACAGACCATCCTAATACGGTAAGAGTGAAGCTAACTGAAGGTGATCGTGAAATTGAACTTGTAGGAATATCCATTGGCGGCGGAACTATTGAAATAACTGAACTGAATTCCTTTGAACTTAAATTATCCGGGGAGCATCCTGCCATTTTAGTTGTTCATAACGATCAGTTTGGTGTTATCTCCGCTGTAACGAATATTTTATCCAAGCACCAGATCAACATCGGCCATATGGAAGTTTCGCGCAAGGAAAAAGGAAAAATGGCCATCATGGTTATTGAAGTGGATCAGAAGATCGACCAGGATGTGATGACGGAGCTTGAAGGGCTTCCAAATGTAACGCAAATAATCAGAATGGTTGACTAA
- a CDS encoding class D sortase: MKRKLTLKGVIGLAFILGGVWLAASNLMPYLNDQKTSAHIAPPSSNVKTEVKAAQKTEPHNLYNVRPKMGEEMGVLSIPKISADLPIFHGTNEDELEKGVGHYAGSVLPGEEDNSVLSGHRDTVFRKLGEVEIGDLLVVNTSAGEFTYKVRKIRIVDADDRTVIVPKPRATLTVTTCYPFNFIGDAPQRYILIGDLVRK; the protein is encoded by the coding sequence GTGAAAAGAAAACTCACGTTAAAAGGAGTTATTGGTCTGGCTTTTATTTTGGGTGGGGTTTGGCTTGCCGCTTCAAATCTTATGCCATATTTGAATGATCAAAAGACTTCAGCCCATATAGCTCCCCCGAGCAGCAATGTAAAAACAGAAGTGAAGGCCGCACAAAAAACGGAGCCTCATAACCTTTACAATGTCCGTCCTAAAATGGGCGAAGAAATGGGTGTCCTGTCAATACCGAAGATATCAGCGGATTTGCCAATCTTCCATGGCACTAATGAAGATGAACTGGAAAAAGGCGTTGGCCATTATGCAGGCAGCGTCCTTCCTGGAGAAGAAGATAATTCTGTCCTGTCCGGCCACCGGGATACCGTCTTTCGTAAACTTGGCGAAGTAGAGATAGGTGATCTGCTTGTCGTGAATACTTCAGCCGGAGAGTTCACTTATAAGGTGCGTAAAATCAGGATTGTCGATGCAGACGACAGAACAGTTATTGTTCCTAAACCTAGAGCAACTCTGACTGTAACCACCTGTTACCCATTTAATTTTATTGGAGATGCGCCACAGAGATACATTCTGATTGGGGATCTTGTTAGAAAGTGA
- the sdaAA gene encoding L-serine ammonia-lyase, iron-sulfur-dependent, subunit alpha, which produces MLFRNVAELVELAENKGVKIAEIMIQQEIEVTGLTRDEIIAKMDRNLTVMEQAVERGLKGVTSVTGLTGGDAVLLQKYIQSGKALSGNILLDAVSKAVATNEVNAAMGIICATPTAGSAGVVPGTLFAVKEVLKPTRMEMIEFLFTSAAFGFVVANNASISGAAGGCQAEVGSASGMAAASIVELAGGTPKQAAEAMAITLKNMLGLVCDPVAGLVEVPCVKRNAMGASNAMTAADMALAGITSRIPCDEVINAMFLIGQSMPSALRETAEGGLAATPTGRRLQVKIFGKKQ; this is translated from the coding sequence ATGTTATTTAGAAATGTTGCTGAGCTTGTAGAGCTCGCTGAAAATAAAGGTGTAAAAATAGCTGAAATCATGATTCAGCAGGAGATAGAAGTAACGGGATTAACACGTGATGAAATTATTGCCAAAATGGACCGCAACCTGACTGTCATGGAACAGGCAGTTGAGAGGGGACTCAAAGGGGTAACATCTGTTACAGGACTTACAGGCGGCGATGCAGTTCTTCTGCAAAAATACATTCAGAGCGGAAAGGCTTTATCAGGAAATATTTTATTGGATGCTGTCAGCAAAGCAGTCGCAACCAATGAAGTTAATGCAGCAATGGGTATAATCTGTGCCACACCGACAGCAGGTTCAGCGGGCGTGGTGCCGGGTACGTTGTTCGCTGTAAAAGAAGTCCTCAAACCCACACGGATGGAAATGATCGAATTCCTGTTTACTTCCGCAGCTTTTGGCTTTGTTGTGGCAAACAATGCCTCCATTTCAGGTGCAGCTGGAGGATGTCAGGCTGAGGTGGGGTCTGCAAGCGGCATGGCGGCAGCTTCCATCGTAGAACTGGCAGGCGGAACACCAAAGCAGGCCGCCGAAGCGATGGCAATTACACTTAAGAATATGCTGGGCCTTGTATGTGATCCAGTTGCCGGACTAGTAGAAGTTCCATGTGTAAAGCGGAATGCCATGGGTGCATCCAATGCCATGACTGCGGCGGATATGGCACTTGCCGGAATTACGAGCAGAATTCCATGTGATGAAGTCATTAATGCAATGTTCCTAATCGGACAATCCATGCCTTCAGCACTAAGGGAAACAGCTGAGGGAGGACTCGCTGCTACGCCTACCGGCAGAAGACTGCAGGTAAAGATTTTTGGTAAAAAGCAGTAA
- a CDS encoding helix-turn-helix transcriptional regulator, with protein sequence MKECHRPVFDLAIRTADMLVRMFGSRCEVAVHDFSDLKKSLIHIAGDITERKIGSPITDLVLKELAKHKNEVNDIANYKTQSKKGNVMKSSTIFLRDDENKVIGALCLNYDISLLMQFGGEIEQFISFDEHSSKSETFFNSVQDVIHEMVDQVLQGFKKAPSLMTLEEKVECVRQLEDKGTFLIKGATDYVASVLGVSKFTIYNYLQKIRTINELQPEAALEHK encoded by the coding sequence TTGAAGGAATGCCATAGACCTGTATTTGATTTGGCGATCCGGACTGCTGATATGCTTGTGCGAATGTTTGGTTCCCGCTGTGAAGTGGCCGTTCACGATTTCAGCGACTTAAAAAAATCGCTTATCCATATAGCAGGAGATATAACAGAAAGAAAGATCGGCTCACCCATCACCGACCTTGTATTAAAGGAATTAGCCAAACATAAAAACGAAGTTAATGATATTGCGAATTATAAAACTCAGTCAAAAAAAGGAAATGTTATGAAATCATCTACGATTTTTCTCCGGGATGATGAAAATAAAGTAATTGGCGCATTATGCCTTAATTATGATATTAGTCTGCTCATGCAATTCGGAGGAGAAATTGAACAATTTATCAGCTTTGATGAACATTCGTCTAAATCGGAAACCTTTTTTAATTCCGTTCAGGATGTTATTCACGAGATGGTAGATCAGGTTCTTCAGGGCTTTAAGAAGGCACCTTCATTGATGACGCTTGAAGAAAAAGTCGAATGTGTACGCCAGCTTGAAGATAAAGGGACATTCCTCATTAAAGGGGCAACTGATTATGTCGCATCGGTTCTGGGGGTTTCGAAATTTACCATCTATAATTACCTGCAGAAAATCAGAACAATAAATGAGCTCCAGCCTGAAGCAGCCTTGGAGCATAAATAA
- a CDS encoding Gfo/Idh/MocA family protein produces the protein MREKIKVGLIGMGAVGERILRQFRQNEEFEIAALCDRNAERLDKFKAELPDATMHTNYLDVLQDETIKLIYLGVPPKFHHTIAMDIIKSGKHLLCEKPLANSIEEAKEMCEAAVNAGIIHAMNFPMAYSPAFKLFKDKIHNGELGKIKKVELHLQFKQWPREWQQNDWISSREHGGFIREVAPHFIHMIHDTFGELDNVHSFVEFPEDERLCETSFSTFLTLPGGIPVVFNGIAGIGQQEHLSFKVFGDKGTLDMQNWSILVQTTTEKNGEIIKLDEPETSLAAELLKAIRGDKAFLVSFKEGHQVQKVLERILLN, from the coding sequence GTGAGAGAAAAGATTAAAGTTGGATTGATAGGGATGGGTGCCGTAGGGGAAAGAATACTCCGTCAATTTCGGCAGAATGAGGAGTTTGAGATTGCAGCACTTTGTGATCGAAATGCTGAACGACTAGATAAATTTAAAGCTGAGCTGCCGGATGCAACAATGCATACCAATTATTTGGATGTACTTCAGGATGAAACCATCAAGCTGATCTATTTAGGTGTTCCGCCAAAATTTCATCATACAATTGCAATGGATATTATAAAGAGCGGCAAGCATCTTCTTTGTGAGAAGCCTCTGGCCAATTCCATTGAAGAGGCCAAGGAAATGTGTGAAGCTGCTGTGAATGCCGGGATCATACACGCAATGAATTTTCCCATGGCATATAGTCCTGCTTTTAAATTGTTTAAGGATAAGATACATAATGGTGAGCTGGGTAAGATTAAGAAAGTTGAACTGCACCTGCAGTTTAAGCAATGGCCGCGTGAATGGCAGCAGAACGATTGGATATCAAGCAGGGAACATGGAGGCTTTATCAGGGAAGTAGCGCCCCATTTCATCCACATGATTCATGATACCTTCGGAGAATTGGACAATGTCCATTCTTTTGTTGAATTCCCTGAAGATGAACGATTATGTGAAACAAGCTTTTCGACATTTTTAACGCTGCCAGGCGGTATTCCGGTTGTGTTTAACGGAATAGCCGGAATCGGGCAGCAAGAACATCTGTCTTTTAAAGTTTTTGGTGATAAAGGAACTTTAGATATGCAGAACTGGAGTATTCTGGTTCAAACTACCACTGAAAAGAACGGAGAAATTATAAAGCTTGATGAGCCAGAAACCAGTCTTGCTGCAGAACTCCTCAAAGCAATAAGAGGAGATAAAGCATTTTTGGTATCCTTTAAAGAAGGCCACCAGGTGCAAAAGGTATTAGAAAGAATCCTATTGAATTGA
- a CDS encoding thermonuclease family protein, translating to MKVIRWTIITIVIVFMLLMGIAAPAAFIGLAVFLIGLYLSNQHRKYKINFKKSGWIMAAGFILSIFLATADSDATETVNEPEKEQIQSEENEAEKKAEDEKLAQEKAEEEEAKKQAEEQERLEAEQEEKQKQEEEEKQKQEQVQSQAAESLGLELVTVGRVVDGDTIETSDGRKVRLIGVNTPESTTRVEEYGKEASQFTTSELTGKKIWMQKDVSDTDRYGRLLRIVWLDIPADDMDEGEIREKMFNAHLVLNGYAEPSTYNPDVKYSEYFREFGREAREANKGLWALGDEGTTKGDLDSKAVSGSKSKTGKSGSNDSSGTAGNSTSSESGSESYQNCTELRKVYPNGVPSTHPAYDSKHDRDKDNYACER from the coding sequence TTGAAAGTTATAAGATGGACTATTATTACTATTGTTATTGTGTTTATGCTTTTAATGGGCATAGCTGCTCCTGCTGCATTTATCGGGTTAGCAGTCTTTTTAATTGGTTTATATTTAAGTAACCAGCACCGTAAATATAAAATTAATTTTAAAAAATCGGGCTGGATTATGGCAGCAGGCTTCATTTTATCCATATTTTTAGCAACTGCAGATTCCGATGCAACCGAAACGGTAAATGAGCCTGAGAAGGAACAAATACAATCAGAAGAGAATGAAGCAGAGAAAAAAGCTGAAGACGAAAAGCTTGCCCAAGAGAAGGCTGAAGAAGAGGAAGCAAAAAAGCAAGCTGAGGAGCAAGAACGGCTAGAAGCAGAACAGGAAGAAAAACAGAAGCAGGAAGAGGAAGAAAAGCAAAAACAGGAACAAGTACAAAGTCAGGCTGCGGAGAGCTTAGGCCTGGAATTAGTTACCGTTGGCAGAGTAGTAGACGGTGACACAATTGAAACTTCTGACGGCAGGAAAGTCCGCCTCATTGGAGTGAACACTCCCGAATCAACGACAAGAGTAGAAGAATACGGAAAAGAAGCAAGCCAATTCACCACATCTGAGCTGACTGGCAAGAAAATCTGGATGCAAAAGGATGTTTCAGACACAGATCGGTATGGCCGCCTGCTGAGAATTGTTTGGCTGGATATTCCGGCGGATGATATGGACGAAGGTGAAATACGTGAAAAAATGTTCAATGCCCATTTGGTACTGAATGGTTATGCGGAGCCATCCACCTACAATCCGGATGTGAAATATAGTGAATACTTTAGAGAATTTGGCAGGGAAGCAAGAGAAGCCAACAAAGGGTTATGGGCCCTGGGAGATGAAGGAACGACTAAAGGGGACCTGGATTCTAAAGCTGTGAGCGGTTCAAAAAGTAAAACCGGTAAAAGCGGGTCCAATGACAGCAGCGGTACAGCCGGCAATTCAACTTCTTCAGAAAGCGGTTCAGAGTCCTATCAAAACTGTACGGAGTTGAGAAAGGTATATCCAAATGGTGTGCCATCTACACACCCTGCATATGATTCAAAGCATGATAGAGATAAAGACAATTATGCTTGTGAACGATAA
- a CDS encoding processed acidic surface protein, with translation MKRLSIVIALIFLLSLFPAVSLAAPSNAEVTKFLKETNWSEKGLNDHLEYFWDMSIEDFETIEEMIEYLGEPITEENLQQLLADYGFENEEELTALLVENGEMEPTDDVSDVFRYFDALDSTVSFLTYTGTEINDETLQQLLNDYGLTKEELLSLLEENDDSLENYEYIEDLDIMVSIYMGGDEMPGDDEMTQILGDIDLTDEELEALFAHFMTLDFEDPELLDKMMDLESRLMAFGEFDSADDLTEAEIAELISIMQEMMNLFQLDAEFYLFKDGEKIHLTTAEMIALEDTNGYDMLIELYNTQGQFLADMIITADMFSSELIEDTVTDLDQAETVIKKQDPGKVKQASKPVKTVKGGKLPNTAGNYIEGVIAGIGLLLIGIAILLRRKVKEA, from the coding sequence TTGAAAAGACTAAGTATTGTTATAGCATTGATCTTTTTGTTGAGCCTGTTTCCGGCTGTCAGCCTGGCAGCTCCAAGCAATGCGGAAGTGACAAAATTCCTGAAGGAAACAAATTGGTCTGAAAAAGGCTTAAATGACCATCTGGAATACTTTTGGGATATGAGTATTGAAGATTTCGAGACAATCGAAGAAATGATTGAATATCTTGGTGAGCCTATTACTGAAGAAAACCTTCAGCAGCTGCTGGCTGACTATGGTTTTGAAAATGAGGAAGAATTAACGGCATTGCTGGTCGAGAACGGAGAAATGGAACCAACTGATGATGTTAGCGATGTGTTTAGATATTTTGATGCATTGGATTCAACTGTTTCTTTTTTAACCTATACAGGCACTGAAATTAACGACGAAACTCTTCAGCAGCTATTAAATGATTACGGACTTACAAAAGAAGAGCTCCTTTCTCTGCTTGAGGAGAACGATGACTCCCTTGAAAACTACGAATATATTGAGGATCTTGATATCATGGTTTCCATTTATATGGGCGGCGATGAAATGCCCGGTGATGACGAAATGACTCAAATTCTTGGAGATATAGATCTTACCGATGAAGAACTTGAAGCATTATTTGCACATTTTATGACTCTGGATTTCGAAGATCCAGAATTGCTTGATAAAATGATGGATCTTGAAAGCCGGTTAATGGCATTTGGCGAGTTTGACAGTGCCGATGACTTAACAGAAGCAGAAATTGCTGAACTAATCAGCATTATGCAGGAAATGATGAATCTGTTCCAGCTTGATGCCGAGTTTTACCTATTTAAAGATGGTGAAAAAATCCATTTAACAACAGCTGAAATGATTGCTTTAGAAGATACAAATGGCTACGACATGCTTATAGAGCTATATAATACACAAGGCCAGTTCCTGGCAGATATGATTATTACAGCTGACATGTTCAGTTCGGAGCTAATAGAGGACACAGTGACCGATTTGGATCAGGCCGAAACGGTAATTAAAAAACAAGATCCTGGTAAAGTAAAACAGGCTTCAAAGCCTGTAAAAACTGTGAAAGGCGGAAAACTGCCAAACACAGCAGGAAACTATATTGAAGGAGTAATAGCAGGCATTGGACTTCTCCTAATTGGGATTGCCATTTTACTCAGACGGAAAGTGAAAGAGGCGTGA
- a CDS encoding HAMP domain-containing sensor histidine kinase: MKKLSVKLGLLFLLILFGLETTMFFFLHSTLVESRVEEELIALQTRGNSHRSILEKHFDENTISHVALMESEATTDVVITNSAKEILGSSVDSSLIQRYIEKPAISSEREGKTIGDNWKEEDYISTVSPIEQNGVLIGHVYMFQDTAWIQSLISRLNEQFLIAGFVAVIFTITIIIFLSKALAKPLIKMKEATSQISSGDFSVSLPKTGDDELGDLARSIQLLAGDLNYLREERSEFLSSISHELRTPLTYIKGYADIVQKRNLSPEERNQYLSIILEETNRLSDMVKNLFDLAKIDKNTFDIIKKPIDLNEFMNKIETKFSPAFAEKGMQLSVSCPESIILSADGSRLEQIIFNLLDNAIKYSSAGNKTTVEVSRTKKHVIIRINDSGRGISEEDLPLIFNRFYRVDKSRARALGGTGLGLAIVKELVHAHGGTISVFSREGDGTEFEIVFKGETER; the protein is encoded by the coding sequence TTGAAAAAACTGTCTGTGAAGCTCGGTCTGCTGTTCCTTCTGATCCTTTTTGGCCTTGAAACAACTATGTTCTTCTTTTTACATAGTACCCTTGTTGAATCACGTGTGGAAGAAGAGCTCATAGCCTTGCAGACACGCGGCAATTCACACCGTTCTATACTCGAAAAGCATTTTGATGAAAATACGATTTCCCATGTAGCTCTGATGGAATCTGAAGCCACTACAGATGTAGTTATTACAAATTCAGCCAAGGAGATCCTTGGTTCTTCTGTTGATAGCAGTTTGATCCAAAGGTACATAGAAAAGCCGGCTATTTCTTCTGAAAGGGAGGGCAAAACCATCGGTGACAATTGGAAAGAAGAAGATTATATTTCAACTGTCAGCCCGATTGAACAGAATGGTGTGCTGATTGGCCATGTATATATGTTTCAAGATACAGCCTGGATTCAGTCGTTAATCTCACGCTTAAATGAACAATTTTTAATCGCCGGGTTCGTTGCCGTCATTTTTACCATTACGATCATTATCTTTTTATCAAAGGCTCTGGCGAAACCGCTGATTAAAATGAAGGAAGCCACCTCACAAATAAGCAGCGGTGATTTTTCAGTTTCCCTACCTAAAACAGGTGACGATGAACTTGGGGATTTAGCAAGGTCCATCCAGTTATTGGCAGGAGACCTGAATTATCTCAGAGAAGAACGAAGTGAATTTTTATCCAGCATTTCCCACGAGCTTCGCACTCCTCTTACTTATATTAAAGGATATGCGGATATAGTTCAGAAGCGGAACCTGAGCCCGGAAGAGAGAAATCAGTATTTATCGATTATCCTGGAGGAAACGAACCGGCTTTCAGATATGGTTAAAAATCTTTTCGATTTGGCTAAGATCGATAAAAATACCTTTGATATTATAAAAAAACCAATAGACCTGAACGAATTCATGAATAAAATTGAAACAAAATTTTCTCCGGCATTCGCTGAAAAAGGCATGCAGCTATCTGTCAGCTGCCCTGAATCAATCATCCTTTCTGCGGATGGATCAAGGCTGGAGCAAATCATATTTAATCTTCTGGATAACGCGATTAAATATTCCTCAGCTGGAAATAAAACAACAGTAGAGGTAAGCAGGACTAAAAAACATGTCATCATCAGAATAAATGATTCCGGAAGAGGAATCTCTGAAGAGGACCTGCCACTTATCTTTAATCGTTTTTACCGGGTGGATAAATCACGTGCAAGAGCTCTTGGGGGCACAGGTCTTGGACTCGCCATTGTGAAAGAACTTGTCCATGCCCATGGAGGGACTATTTCTGTCTTCAGCAGAGAAGGTGACGGAACAGAATTTGAAATTGTTTTTAAGGGAGAAACGGAAAGATGA